From a region of the Pyxidicoccus xibeiensis genome:
- the rplQ gene encoding 50S ribosomal protein L17 — protein sequence MRHKVGQRKLHRSTSHRLAMLNNMVTSLLEHQAIRTTVPKAKEARKIAERIITLGKKGGLSNVRLAARTVKDRDVLQKVFSEYKDRYATRPGGYTRLIRLGFRRGDAAEMALLELVDRPATQAAPVETEGEGSDAAASDATKAE from the coding sequence ATGCGTCATAAGGTCGGACAGAGGAAGCTTCACCGCAGCACGAGCCACCGGCTCGCGATGCTCAACAACATGGTCACCTCGCTGCTCGAGCACCAGGCCATCCGCACCACCGTGCCGAAGGCGAAGGAGGCTCGGAAGATTGCGGAGCGCATCATCACGCTCGGCAAGAAGGGTGGCCTGTCCAACGTGCGTCTGGCGGCCCGTACGGTGAAGGACCGCGACGTGCTGCAGAAGGTCTTCAGCGAGTACAAGGACCGGTACGCGACCCGTCCCGGTGGCTACACCCGCCTGATCCGTCTGGGCTTCCGCCGCGGTGACGCCGCGGAGATGGCCCTGCTGGAGCTGGTGGACCGGCCCGCGACGCAGGCCGCGCCCGTCGAGACCGAGGGCGAGGGCAGCGATGCCGCGGCCTCGGACGCCACGAAGGCTGAGTAG
- a CDS encoding DNA-directed RNA polymerase subunit alpha — MADTFVAKNWRDLIKPRRMEVDQDSLTPTYGKFVAEPLERGFGTTLGNSLRRVLLSSLQGAAITAVKIEGVDHEFTTIPEVSEDVTDVVLNLKEVLLRMHTNETKTLRIEAEGPKEVKAGDIITDPDTEILNPGHHICTISEGGKLRMELTCRRGRGYTPANSNKVAGAPIGTIPIDSLFSPIRKVNYQVTNARVGQVTDFDKLSLEVWTDGSVSPQDAVAYAAKIIKEQLTVFVNFDETEEPVVAEAPKEEAKLNENLFRSVDELELSVRSANCLQQANIKSIGDLVQRTEAEMLKTKNFGRKSLKEIKEILAEMGLSLGMKLENWPPKQAPAPAQPKA, encoded by the coding sequence ATGGCTGATACGTTCGTTGCGAAGAACTGGCGTGACCTCATCAAGCCGCGCCGCATGGAAGTGGACCAGGACAGCCTGACGCCGACGTACGGCAAGTTCGTCGCCGAGCCGCTGGAGCGGGGCTTCGGGACGACGCTGGGCAACTCGCTGCGCCGGGTGCTCCTGTCCTCGCTGCAGGGCGCGGCCATCACCGCCGTGAAGATCGAGGGCGTGGACCACGAGTTCACGACCATCCCCGAGGTGTCCGAGGACGTCACGGACGTGGTGCTGAACCTGAAGGAAGTCCTCCTTCGGATGCACACCAACGAGACGAAGACGCTGCGCATCGAGGCGGAGGGTCCCAAGGAGGTCAAGGCCGGTGACATCATCACCGACCCGGACACGGAGATCCTCAACCCGGGCCACCACATCTGCACCATCTCCGAGGGCGGCAAGCTCCGCATGGAGCTGACGTGCCGCCGCGGCCGTGGCTACACGCCGGCCAACTCCAACAAGGTGGCGGGTGCGCCCATCGGCACCATCCCCATCGACTCGCTGTTCTCGCCCATCCGCAAGGTGAACTACCAGGTCACCAACGCGCGCGTCGGCCAGGTCACCGACTTCGACAAGCTGTCGCTCGAGGTGTGGACGGACGGCTCGGTGTCGCCCCAGGACGCGGTGGCGTACGCGGCGAAGATCATCAAGGAGCAGCTCACCGTCTTCGTGAACTTCGACGAGACGGAGGAGCCCGTCGTCGCCGAGGCGCCGAAGGAAGAGGCGAAGCTCAACGAGAACCTGTTCCGCTCGGTGGACGAGCTGGAGCTGTCGGTCCGTTCCGCCAACTGCCTGCAGCAGGCGAACATCAAGAGCATCGGCGACCTGGTGCAGCGCACCGAGGCCGAGATGCTCAAGACGAAGAACTTCGGCCGCAAGTCCCTGAAGGAGATCAAGGAGATCCTCGCGGAGATGGGCCTGTCGCTGGGCATGAAGCTGGAGAACTGGCCGCCGAAGCAGGCGCCCGCGCCCGCGCAGCCGAAGGCGTAG
- the rpsD gene encoding 30S ribosomal protein S4 yields MARYTASACRICRRENLKMYLKGDRCYTDKCAIERRPYPPGQHGQGRVKFSGYGVQLREKQKVKRMYGLLENQFRGYYHRASAAKGKTGENLLQQLELRLDNVVFRMGFADTRNEARQLVRHGHFQVNGRKVNIPSFSVKPGSAVEVVEKSRKVLRISEALETVDRRGVPQWISLDKKAFKGTVTTPPNREDLTMPIQEQLIVELYSK; encoded by the coding sequence ATGGCTCGTTACACCGCCAGCGCCTGCCGCATCTGCCGGCGCGAAAACCTGAAGATGTACCTCAAGGGCGACCGTTGCTACACGGACAAGTGCGCCATCGAGCGCCGCCCCTATCCCCCGGGCCAGCACGGCCAGGGTCGCGTGAAGTTCTCCGGCTACGGCGTGCAGCTGCGCGAGAAGCAGAAGGTCAAGCGCATGTACGGCCTGCTGGAGAACCAGTTCCGCGGCTACTACCACCGCGCCTCCGCCGCCAAGGGCAAGACGGGTGAGAACCTCCTGCAGCAGCTGGAGCTCCGCCTGGACAACGTGGTGTTCCGCATGGGCTTCGCGGACACGCGCAACGAGGCGCGCCAGCTGGTCCGCCACGGTCACTTCCAGGTGAACGGCCGCAAGGTGAACATCCCCTCCTTCTCCGTGAAGCCGGGCAGCGCGGTGGAGGTGGTGGAGAAGAGCCGCAAGGTGCTCCGCATCTCCGAGGCGCTGGAGACGGTGGACCGCCGTGGCGTTCCGCAGTGGATCTCCCTGGACAAGAAGGCGTTCAAGGGCACCGTCACGACCCCGCCGAACCGCGAGGACCTGACCATGCCCATCCAGGAGCAGCTCATCGTGGAGCTCTACTCCAAGTAG
- the rpsK gene encoding 30S ribosomal protein S11, translating to MADETNTSAAAPAGAEGAEAPAAKKAKRKGKKNILNGVVHIQSTFNNTIITITDISGNVISWSSAGARGFKGSRKSTPFAAQVAAGDAAAKAMEHGLKNVSVFVKGPGAGRESALRALAAAGLKINLIRDVTPIPHNGCRQPKRRRV from the coding sequence ATGGCTGACGAGACCAATACTTCGGCTGCGGCGCCCGCGGGCGCCGAGGGTGCCGAAGCCCCTGCCGCGAAGAAGGCCAAGCGCAAGGGCAAGAAGAACATCCTCAATGGCGTGGTCCACATCCAGTCCACGTTCAACAACACCATCATCACGATCACGGACATCTCCGGGAACGTGATCTCCTGGTCGTCGGCCGGGGCGCGTGGCTTCAAGGGAAGTCGCAAGTCCACGCCGTTCGCGGCGCAGGTGGCCGCGGGTGATGCCGCGGCGAAGGCGATGGAGCACGGCCTGAAGAACGTGTCCGTGTTCGTGAAGGGCCCGGGCGCGGGCCGCGAGTCGGCGCTGCGCGCGCTGGCCGCCGCCGGTCTGAAGATCAACCTCATCCGCGACGTGACGCCCATCCCGCACAACGGGTGCCGTCAGCCCAAGCGCCGCCGCGTCTAA
- the rpsM gene encoding 30S ribosomal protein S13 produces MARIAGIDLPPNKRAVISLQYIYGIGNKSAQDIIAAAGIDPTTRTKDLTEEQARKIREIIEASYKVEGDLRREVTMNIKRLMDLGCYRGLRHRKGLPVRGQRTHTNARTRKGPKRGIVRAKPAAPAR; encoded by the coding sequence ATGGCTCGTATCGCCGGCATCGACCTGCCGCCCAACAAGCGGGCGGTGATCTCGCTCCAGTACATCTACGGGATCGGCAACAAGTCCGCCCAAGACATCATCGCCGCGGCGGGCATCGATCCCACCACGCGGACCAAGGACCTCACCGAGGAGCAGGCCCGCAAGATCCGCGAGATCATCGAGGCCAGCTACAAGGTGGAGGGTGACCTGCGTCGCGAGGTCACCATGAACATCAAGCGTCTGATGGACCTGGGCTGCTACCGCGGCCTCCGTCACCGCAAGGGCCTGCCGGTGCGTGGCCAGCGGACCCATACGAACGCGCGTACCCGCAAGGGTCCGAAGCGTGGCATCGTCCGGGCGAAGCCTGCCGCTCCGGCCCGGTAA
- the rpmJ gene encoding 50S ribosomal protein L36 translates to MKVRASVKKICDKCKVVRRKGIVRVICASNPRHKQRQG, encoded by the coding sequence ATGAAGGTTCGGGCGTCCGTCAAGAAGATCTGCGACAAGTGCAAGGTCGTTCGTCGCAAGGGTATCGTGCGCGTCATCTGCGCTTCCAACCCGCGTCACAAGCAGCGCCAGGGCTAG
- the infA gene encoding translation initiation factor IF-1 produces the protein MPKDDSIEVEGTVMEPLPNAMFRVVLDNGHKVLAHISGKMRMHFIRILPGDKVKVELSPYDLTRGRITYRAK, from the coding sequence TTGCCGAAGGATGATTCCATCGAAGTCGAGGGGACCGTGATGGAGCCCCTCCCCAACGCGATGTTCCGCGTGGTGCTGGACAACGGCCACAAGGTGCTCGCGCACATTTCGGGCAAGATGAGGATGCACTTCATCCGCATCCTCCCGGGTGACAAGGTGAAGGTCGAGCTGTCTCCCTACGACCTGACGCGCGGACGGATCACGTACCGGGCGAAGTAG
- the map gene encoding type I methionyl aminopeptidase, translating to MAVELKSRDEIALMRQAGRIVCEVLDALEAAVAPGVTTWELDALAAKLTAEKGARPAFKGYLGFPCVLCASVNEEVVHGIPSKRRKLAEGDLMKLDFGVVYRGWFGDAARTVPVGKVSAEARALLEATREALHKGIQAMRPGNRLGDIGHAVQHHVEARGYSVARGFTGHGIGRKLHEQPSVPNHGQPGSGMKLRAGMVLAVEPMVNQGSDEVAILEDDWTAVTMDGKLSAHFEHTVLITDHGPEVLTRRA from the coding sequence ATGGCCGTGGAACTCAAGAGCCGGGACGAGATTGCCCTGATGCGGCAGGCGGGGCGAATCGTCTGTGAGGTCCTGGACGCGCTCGAGGCGGCCGTGGCGCCGGGCGTCACGACCTGGGAGTTGGACGCCCTGGCCGCGAAGCTCACGGCCGAGAAGGGCGCGCGGCCGGCCTTCAAGGGGTATCTGGGCTTCCCCTGCGTGCTGTGCGCCTCCGTCAACGAGGAGGTGGTGCACGGCATCCCCAGCAAGCGGCGGAAACTGGCCGAAGGCGACCTGATGAAGCTCGACTTCGGGGTGGTGTACCGCGGGTGGTTCGGGGACGCGGCGAGGACGGTGCCGGTGGGGAAGGTGAGCGCCGAGGCCCGGGCGCTGCTGGAGGCCACGCGGGAGGCGCTTCACAAGGGCATCCAGGCCATGCGGCCGGGCAACCGGCTGGGGGATATCGGCCACGCGGTGCAGCATCACGTGGAGGCGCGGGGCTACTCGGTCGCCCGGGGCTTCACCGGCCATGGGATTGGCCGCAAGCTGCACGAGCAGCCCTCGGTGCCGAACCACGGGCAGCCAGGCTCGGGCATGAAGCTGAGGGCGGGGATGGTCCTGGCGGTGGAGCCCATGGTGAACCAGGGGAGCGACGAGGTGGCCATCCTCGAGGATGACTGGACGGCGGTGACGATGGACGGCAAGCTCTCCGCCCACTTCGAGCACACCGTCCTCATCACGGACCATGGCCCCGAGGTGCTCACCCGGAGGGCTTGA
- a CDS encoding adenylate kinase, translated as MNLILLGPPNAGKGTQAKKLYADFQIPQISTGDILRKAVADGTELGKVAGPLMASGQYVPDEVVIGIVEERLKQPDVAKGFVLDGFPRTPGQADALDKMLARLGKQLDAVISLEVPHAKLVERGSGRRVCPTDGSVYHVYQSPPKRAGYCDKCNTGLVQRPDDMPEVIERRLQKYDAETAPLKDFYAKKGVLKSVDGVGSPEGIYEEIKAAAGKG; from the coding sequence ATGAACCTGATCCTGTTGGGGCCGCCGAACGCGGGGAAGGGCACGCAGGCGAAGAAGCTGTATGCGGACTTCCAGATCCCGCAGATCTCCACCGGTGACATCCTCCGCAAGGCGGTCGCGGATGGAACGGAGCTGGGGAAGGTCGCGGGTCCGCTGATGGCCTCGGGCCAGTACGTGCCCGACGAGGTTGTCATCGGCATCGTCGAGGAGCGCCTGAAGCAGCCGGACGTGGCCAAGGGCTTCGTGCTGGATGGCTTCCCCCGGACGCCCGGCCAGGCGGATGCGCTGGACAAGATGCTGGCGCGGCTGGGCAAGCAGCTCGACGCGGTCATCTCCCTGGAGGTGCCGCACGCGAAGCTGGTGGAGCGCGGCTCGGGCCGGCGCGTGTGCCCGACGGACGGCAGCGTGTACCACGTGTACCAGAGCCCCCCGAAGCGGGCGGGCTACTGCGACAAGTGCAACACGGGGCTCGTCCAGCGGCCGGACGACATGCCCGAGGTCATCGAGAGGCGCCTTCAGAAGTACGACGCCGAAACGGCGCCGCTGAAGGACTTCTACGCGAAGAAGGGCGTGCTCAAGAGCGTGGATGGCGTCGGCTCGCCCGAGGGCATCTACGAGGAAATCAAGGCCGCGGCCGGGAAGGGCTGA
- the secY gene encoding preprotein translocase subunit SecY, whose product MALNAFANVFRIAELRSRLAYTLLLLAVYRIGIFINTPGVDRAAMNAFMDAQKQSGGLVSLFNLFSGGALEQMSIFGLGIMPYVSASIIMQLLAVVVPSLERLQKEGAGGRQKINQYTRYGTIVLSVVQGIGISRWLASLGRSDGGQSGFNQVVVPDDSAWFTFMTVISLTAGTAFIMWLGERITERGIGNGISLIIFAGIVAGVLPGAKTLLDLTRQEVIAVAEVLALLVFMLLIIGAVVYVERGMRRIPIQYAKRMAGRRMFAGQATYFPMKVNTSGVIPPIFAGAVLSFPATLGTWFPFLQDFQRAIEGNLWIYNGLFVLMVIFFAYFYTALTFRPDDVADNIKKQGGYIPGIRPGRQTAEYIERVLNRLTFGGAIYLAVICVIPSIISGLLGVNFTFGGTALLIVVGVALDTVQQIEGHLISRNYEGFAGPRGPRIRGRVRVAA is encoded by the coding sequence GTGGCTCTGAACGCCTTCGCCAACGTCTTCCGTATCGCGGAGCTGCGCAGCCGTCTTGCGTACACGCTCCTGCTGCTCGCCGTCTATCGCATCGGCATCTTCATCAACACGCCCGGTGTGGACCGTGCGGCGATGAACGCGTTCATGGACGCCCAGAAGCAATCGGGCGGCCTCGTGTCGCTGTTCAACCTCTTCTCCGGCGGCGCGCTGGAGCAGATGTCCATCTTCGGTCTGGGCATCATGCCGTACGTCAGCGCCTCCATCATCATGCAGCTGCTGGCCGTGGTCGTGCCCAGCCTCGAGCGCCTCCAGAAGGAGGGCGCCGGCGGACGGCAGAAGATCAACCAGTACACGCGCTACGGCACCATCGTCCTGTCCGTCGTCCAGGGCATCGGCATCTCCCGGTGGCTGGCCTCGCTCGGCCGCTCCGACGGGGGCCAGAGCGGCTTCAACCAGGTGGTCGTCCCGGACGACAGCGCCTGGTTCACCTTCATGACGGTCATCAGCCTCACGGCCGGCACGGCCTTCATCATGTGGCTGGGTGAGCGCATCACCGAGCGCGGCATCGGCAACGGCATCTCGCTCATCATCTTCGCGGGCATCGTGGCCGGAGTGCTGCCGGGTGCCAAGACGCTGCTGGACCTGACCCGTCAGGAGGTCATCGCAGTGGCCGAGGTGCTGGCCCTGCTGGTGTTCATGCTCCTCATCATCGGCGCGGTGGTCTACGTGGAGCGGGGCATGCGGCGCATCCCCATCCAGTACGCCAAGCGGATGGCCGGGCGGCGGATGTTCGCGGGCCAGGCGACGTACTTCCCGATGAAGGTGAACACCTCGGGCGTGATTCCGCCCATCTTCGCCGGCGCGGTCCTGTCCTTCCCCGCGACGCTGGGCACCTGGTTCCCGTTCCTCCAGGACTTCCAGCGCGCCATCGAGGGCAACCTGTGGATCTACAACGGGCTGTTCGTCCTGATGGTCATCTTCTTCGCGTACTTCTACACGGCGCTGACGTTCCGGCCGGATGACGTGGCGGACAACATCAAGAAGCAGGGTGGCTACATCCCCGGCATCCGCCCGGGCCGCCAGACGGCGGAGTACATCGAGCGCGTGCTCAACCGGCTCACGTTCGGCGGCGCCATCTACCTGGCCGTCATCTGCGTGATTCCGTCCATCATCAGCGGCCTGCTGGGGGTGAACTTCACCTTCGGCGGCACGGCGCTGCTGATTGTCGTGGGCGTGGCGCTGGACACGGTGCAGCAGATCGAGGGCCACCTCATCAGCCGCAACTACGAGGGCTTCGCCGGTCCGCGCGGCCCGCGCATCCGCGGCCGGGTGCGCGTGGCGGCCTGA